The following proteins are co-located in the Dietzia timorensis genome:
- a CDS encoding IS3 family transposase (programmed frameshift), translating into MPKPYPQEFRDDVVRVAQAREDGVTLEQIAADFGIHPMTLQKWIRKADVEAGIKPGTTSAESRELREAKRRVRLLEQENEVLRRAAAYLSQANLPKRWYPLVNELAADGIPVTVACRVLGIARQPYYRWLKNPVTDAELAEAYRANALYDAHREDPEFGYRYLADEAETAGEKMCRRTAWRICSTGGWTSAISKKGRGKHRKAGPPVHDDLVERDFTAVGPNELWLTDITEHWTAAGKLYLCAIKDVYSGRIVGYSIDSRMKSRLAVAALNSAVARRGDVTGCVLHSDRGSQFRSKKMQKAITRHGMLGSMGRVGAAGDNAAMESFFSLLQNNVLDRRSWATRDELRAAIVHWIERTYHRRRRQDRLGRLTPIEFETIINHEAPQAA; encoded by the exons GTGCCCAAGCCCTATCCCCAGGAGTTCCGCGACGACGTGGTTCGCGTCGCCCAGGCCCGTGAAGACGGTGTGACTCTCGAGCAGATCGCCGCCGACTTCGGTATCCACCCCATGACGTTGCAGAAGTGGATCCGCAAGGCCGACGTCGAAGCCGGAATCAAGCCCGGCACCACGTCGGCCGAGTCGCGTGAGCTGCGTGAAGCCAAGCGGCGTGTGCGCCTGCTGGAGCAGGAGAACGAGGTTCTGCGCCGCGCTGCTGCCTACCTGTCCCAGGCGAATCTGCCG AAAAGGTGGTACCCGCTCGTGAACGAGCTCGCCGCTGACGGCATCCCCGTCACGGTGGCGTGCCGGGTACTTGGAATAGCTCGTCAGCCCTACTACCGATGGCTCAAGAACCCTGTCACCGATGCCGAACTCGCCGAGGCGTACCGGGCCAACGCCCTGTACGACGCCCACCGGGAGGACCCCGAGTTCGGCTACCGCTACCTCGCCGACGAAGCCGAGACCGCAGGCGAGAAGATGTGCCGGCGGACCGCCTGGCGAATCTGCTCAACCGGTGGCTGGACCAGTGCCATCAGCAAGAAAGGCCGCGGCAAGCATCGCAAGGCCGGCCCACCCGTGCACGACGATCTCGTCGAGCGGGACTTCACCGCCGTGGGCCCGAACGAGCTGTGGCTCACCGACATCACCGAGCACTGGACGGCGGCGGGAAAGCTGTACCTGTGCGCGATCAAGGACGTCTACTCGGGCCGCATCGTCGGGTATTCGATCGACTCCAGGATGAAGTCCCGCCTGGCCGTGGCCGCACTGAACAGCGCCGTCGCCAGGCGGGGCGACGTGACCGGCTGCGTCCTACACAGCGATCGAGGATCTCAATTTCGCTCGAAGAAGATGCAGAAGGCCATCACCCGGCACGGCATGCTCGGGTCGATGGGAAGGGTCGGCGCTGCTGGGGACAACGCAGCCATGGAGAGCTTCTTCTCGCTGCTACAGAACAACGTCCTCGACCGCCGATCCTGGGCCACCAGAGACGAGCTCCGGGCCGCCATCGTGCACTGGATCGAACGCACCTACCACCGCCGCAGACGACAAGACCGCCTCGGCAGATTGACCCCCATCGAATTCGAGACAATCATCAACCACGAGGCCCCTCAGGCCGCGTGA
- a CDS encoding MaoC/PaaZ C-terminal domain-containing protein — MNATPPSPSVYAEDFTPGQIHKLGDHTVSKAELVDFATRWDAQWFHIDEDAANQGHFRGLIASGVHTIAIAQRLLTQTMLNQWAVIAGLGFDKVRFPAPVRPGNVLTGTAQIAEITLDGTRGRVKIEMRLTDQDDHTVLYAELTIVMWQREQATTPSGGFN, encoded by the coding sequence GTGAACGCCACTCCCCCAAGTCCGTCCGTCTACGCCGAAGACTTCACCCCGGGCCAGATTCACAAACTGGGCGATCACACCGTCTCCAAGGCCGAACTGGTCGATTTCGCCACCCGCTGGGACGCACAGTGGTTTCACATCGATGAGGACGCCGCCAACCAGGGTCACTTCCGCGGACTCATCGCCAGCGGGGTACACACCATTGCCATCGCTCAACGGCTGCTCACACAAACAATGCTCAACCAATGGGCAGTGATCGCCGGGCTCGGATTCGACAAGGTACGGTTCCCGGCGCCCGTCCGACCCGGCAACGTTCTCACCGGAACCGCCCAAATTGCCGAGATCACTCTCGACGGAACACGCGGACGAGTGAAGATAGAAATGCGGCTGACCGATCAGGACGACCACACCGTCCTCTACGCCGAACTGACCATCGTCATGTGGCAAAGAGAGCAGGCCACGACACCGTCCGGAGGCTTCAACTGA
- a CDS encoding acyl-CoA dehydrogenase family protein: MTTTLFPDHRPTWQTESHELLRDHARAFFAREVTPRQADWARQGHVDRELWNRAGAAGLLLTDIAEKDGGGGGDFGHEAVVAQELAYAHDSAFGFTVHSTIVSHYINAYGTEEQKRRWLPGLASGEKVVAVAMTEPGTGSDLQNVKTTAIRDGDHYVVNGAKTFISNGTHCDLVVIVAKTDPAAGGKGISLLVAEVDNNVAGFSRGAVLEKIGMHGWDTRELFFDDMRVPVENILGEEGSGFAELMTQLPRERLIIGVAGVAVAEAAVIETIRYVKERDAFGKKLLDFQNTQFVLAECKADVYAGKALIDDGIRRQIDGTLDAAGASMIKLWATDMQCRVVDKCLQLFGGYGYMMEYPIAQMYTASRVQRIYGGTNEIMKLLVARSL, encoded by the coding sequence ATGACCACCACCCTGTTCCCCGACCACCGCCCCACCTGGCAAACCGAGTCCCACGAGTTGCTACGGGACCACGCCCGCGCCTTCTTCGCCAGAGAAGTCACCCCCCGCCAGGCGGACTGGGCCCGGCAGGGCCACGTCGACCGCGAACTCTGGAACAGAGCCGGAGCGGCAGGCCTACTGCTCACCGACATCGCCGAAAAGGACGGCGGCGGGGGAGGCGACTTCGGCCACGAGGCTGTAGTGGCCCAGGAACTGGCGTACGCGCACGACAGCGCGTTCGGCTTCACCGTGCACTCCACGATCGTCAGCCACTACATCAACGCCTACGGGACCGAGGAGCAAAAGCGCCGCTGGCTACCCGGGCTCGCCTCCGGCGAGAAAGTGGTGGCCGTCGCCATGACCGAGCCTGGTACCGGCTCAGACCTGCAGAACGTCAAGACCACAGCGATCCGCGACGGCGACCACTACGTGGTCAACGGCGCCAAGACCTTCATCTCCAACGGCACCCACTGCGACTTGGTTGTCATCGTGGCCAAGACCGATCCAGCGGCCGGCGGCAAGGGCATCTCCCTACTAGTCGCCGAGGTCGACAATAACGTCGCGGGCTTCTCCCGCGGCGCCGTCCTCGAGAAGATCGGCATGCACGGATGGGACACCCGCGAACTCTTCTTTGACGACATGCGGGTACCGGTGGAGAACATCCTTGGCGAGGAGGGCTCCGGCTTCGCCGAACTCATGACCCAGTTGCCGCGGGAGCGACTCATCATCGGAGTCGCCGGCGTGGCAGTGGCCGAGGCCGCGGTGATCGAGACCATCCGGTACGTCAAAGAGCGCGATGCGTTCGGCAAGAAACTCCTGGACTTCCAGAACACCCAGTTCGTACTAGCCGAGTGCAAGGCCGACGTCTACGCCGGCAAGGCGCTGATCGACGACGGCATCCGCCGCCAGATCGACGGCACCCTCGACGCCGCCGGCGCCTCGATGATCAAGCTGTGGGCCACCGACATGCAGTGCCGCGTGGTGGACAAGTGCCTACAGCTGTTCGGTGGCTACGGCTACATGATGGAGTACCCCATCGCCCAGATGTACACCGCCTCCCGCGTGCAGCGGATCTACGGCGGCACCAACGAGATCATGAAGCTGCTCGTAGCCAGGTCGCTGTGA